The region GATTTCTTCTGGTATCTCTGCGCCTGGAGTCGTCGATCTGCGCTGTCAGAGGAGATGAGAAATCCTCACTTGTAAGAGGCATGGAGGATCTGGCCTGATGGATCACCATCTCGTTCCACTTCAGGGTATCATCTACAAAGATCTCTTTTCCTGTGGATGACCGCAGCAGGCCCTTGTCGCCTATCTGCCCTCCAGATTCCGCATAGAAGGGGGTCTTGTCGAGTATCAGAAGGTAAACCGGGATTCCGGCCTGATTTTCAACGATCTTGTACCTGCATACATTTACCTGTGCCAGCGGCTCTTCGTAACCTACAAACTCGGTTCCGGAAACCGGCCTGAGTTCAATCCATCCCTCAGGTGTCAATCCCTCAGCGGCTTTTCTCGATTCCCTGGCACGTTTTTTCTGACTCTCCATGAGACGGCTGTAACCCTCTTCATCAATTGTCATGTTCTGCTCTGATGCCATCAGACGGGTAAGGTCCATGGGAAAACCGTAGGTGTCGTAAAGAGTAAAGACATCGGCACCGGAAAGAGTGTTGCCACCTTTTCTTCTGCTGCTTTCCACCATTGCCGCGAATTTTTCCAGTCCCTGTTCCAGAGTCGCCCCGAAACGTTCCTCCTCGGAACGGATCACCTCCTCAAGATACCTTTCCCTCTGAGTTATCTCCGGGAAAGCCTCTCCCATTTCCCGGGCCAGCACTGGTATCAGTTTGTAAAGAAAAGGCTCTTTGAACCCCAGTTCCCGTCCGAACCTGAAAGCCCGCCGCAGAAGTCTTCTCAGCACATACCCTCTGCCCTCATTGGATGGAAAGGCACCATCTGTGATACCGAAAACAAGCGACCGGATATGATCAGCTATCACCCGGAAAGGGACACCGGGTTCTCCCTTGTCATACTTTTTACCGCTGAGATTCTCGATTTCCCTGATTATGGGTGTAAAGACATCTGTATCATAATTGGAATCCACATTCTGGATAACCGCAACAATCCTCTCAAACCCCATCCCTGTATCCACATGCCTTCTTGGAAGCGGTACCAGGGAACCATCCTTTTCCCTGTTGTACTGGATGAACACCAGATTCCACAGCTCACGGTATCTGTCGTTCTGACCATTTACACCCTTAACAGGATCCCTGAAGGTCTGTGCCTGAGTAGAGAGATCACCCATGTCGTAGTGAATTTCGGAGCAGGGTCCGCAAGGTCCGGTCTCACCCATCTCCCAGAAATTACTCTTGTCTCCGAAACGCATGATTCTTTCATGGGCGATATCTGTGTGGTTTTTCCAGATACTCTCCGCTTCATCATCGGAATCGTGTACAGTCACGAATAAGCGCTCTTTTGGAAGCTTCCAGACATCAGTCAAAAGTTCCCAGGCCCATGTAATCGCCTCTTTTTTATAGTAATCACCAAAGGACCAGTTTCCAAGCATCTCGAAGAAAGTGTGATGATACTGATCGCGTCCCACCTCCTCGAGATCATTGTGCTTTCCTGACACCCGCATGCACTTCTGGGAGTTGACTGCTCTTTTCAGGTTTCCCGGGTTATCCCCCAGAAAGATCGACTTAAACTGGTTCATCCCTGCATTCGTAAACAGAAGCGTTGGATCATCATGGGGAATTACGGGCGCGCTTGGAATAAAGCTATGCCCGTGTTCTTCAAAAAACCTGATAAACTCTTTTCTGATTGACCTGGAAGATTTCATACCCTTATGCCATTTCCTCTACTTCTTCTTTCTGTGTTTCATCCATGCCCTGTCTTATCTGCCCCTTTTCACGGACTTTTCTCTCGATAGTCTCCAGGACATCTCTGTTTTCAAGCAGAAACTCCCTTGACCTCTCTCTTCCCTGTCCTATTCTTTCCCCCTGATAGGAGAACCAGGCACCGCTTTTCTCCACGATGCCCATCGATGCAGCGAGGTCAAGCACATCACCTTCAAAAGAGATTCCCTTTCCGTAAAGGATATCGAATTCTGCGTCTTTAAACGGCGGAGCCACTTTGTTTTTCACCACTTTGGCACGGGTGCGGTTACCTACCACATTCTCTCCATCCTTTATTGCAGCGGTGCGGCGGATATCGATTCTTACAGAGGAGTAGAATTTCAGGGCATTTCCACCGGTTGTGGTTTCAGGGTTACCGAACATGACTCCGATTTTCATTCGGAGCTGATTGATGAAAATCAGGCAGGTTTTTGACTTGGAAAGAATACCGGTCAGTTTACGGAGTGCCTGGGACATGAGTCTTGCCTGAAGACCCATGTGGCTATCCCCCATATCGCCTTCGATTTCTGCAGCAGGTACCAGTGCAGCTACGCTGTCAACCACTATGATATCGATCGCGCCGCTGCGAACAAGGGTATCCACAATCTCAAGGGCCTGCTCACCAGTATCCGGCTGAGAGACAAGGAGGTTATCAATATCCACACCCAGCGCCTTTGCATAAGCAGCATCGAAAGCGTATTCCGCATCAACCAGTACTGCGATTCCCCCTTTTTTCTGGGCATTGGCGATTGCCTGAAGCGCCAGAGTTGTTTTTCCTGAGGATTCAGGCCCATAAATTTCGATTATTCTGCCCTTGGGAAAGCCACCTACTCCCAGTGCCAGATCGAGAGAAAGGGAACCGGTGGAGATCACCGGAATGTCGGTCTGGAGACTGGCAGTCCCCAGACGCATAATTGAGCCTTTTCCATGCTGTTTTTCTATCTGACTTACTGCCTGTTCCAGTGCCGTATTTCTGCTTCTTGCCTCGGTATCGACAACGTTCTTTTTAGCCATGAGAAGCTCCTCTCAGTTATTACCTTA is a window of Fibrobacter sp. DNA encoding:
- the alaS gene encoding alanine--tRNA ligase, producing the protein MKSSRSIRKEFIRFFEEHGHSFIPSAPVIPHDDPTLLFTNAGMNQFKSIFLGDNPGNLKRAVNSQKCMRVSGKHNDLEEVGRDQYHHTFFEMLGNWSFGDYYKKEAITWAWELLTDVWKLPKERLFVTVHDSDDEAESIWKNHTDIAHERIMRFGDKSNFWEMGETGPCGPCSEIHYDMGDLSTQAQTFRDPVKGVNGQNDRYRELWNLVFIQYNREKDGSLVPLPRRHVDTGMGFERIVAVIQNVDSNYDTDVFTPIIREIENLSGKKYDKGEPGVPFRVIADHIRSLVFGITDGAFPSNEGRGYVLRRLLRRAFRFGRELGFKEPFLYKLIPVLAREMGEAFPEITQRERYLEEVIRSEEERFGATLEQGLEKFAAMVESSRRKGGNTLSGADVFTLYDTYGFPMDLTRLMASEQNMTIDEEGYSRLMESQKKRARESRKAAEGLTPEGWIELRPVSGTEFVGYEEPLAQVNVCRYKIVENQAGIPVYLLILDKTPFYAESGGQIGDKGLLRSSTGKEIFVDDTLKWNEMVIHQARSSMPLTSEDFSSPLTAQIDDSRRRDTRRNHTATHLLQAALREVLGDHVQQSGSRVEPSGLRFDFTHFKALSPDELAEVERKVNEWITANLPVVTTVKDLDEAKAEGATALFGEKYARKVRVIDIAPVSKELCGGTHVSATGEIGFFHIVSESSISAGIRRIEAITGRATVEYLLAKENVITSLTGLLKAGEGKLLENVRGLLDKVKELGERVSELSSGLTSGIAEELFEEARRNGGEFLWIVRNLGQIDKESFSRLSDLISDEIRARGLDNMVIVMGAVVDNKALFSASAGQTAVKKFGIHCGELVKAAAQKAGGGGGGSPVRAQAGGKDPMKIDDALEAARLIIAGKAVAA
- the recA gene encoding recombinase RecA; translation: MAKKNVVDTEARSRNTALEQAVSQIEKQHGKGSIMRLGTASLQTDIPVISTGSLSLDLALGVGGFPKGRIIEIYGPESSGKTTLALQAIANAQKKGGIAVLVDAEYAFDAAYAKALGVDIDNLLVSQPDTGEQALEIVDTLVRSGAIDIIVVDSVAALVPAAEIEGDMGDSHMGLQARLMSQALRKLTGILSKSKTCLIFINQLRMKIGVMFGNPETTTGGNALKFYSSVRIDIRRTAAIKDGENVVGNRTRAKVVKNKVAPPFKDAEFDILYGKGISFEGDVLDLAASMGIVEKSGAWFSYQGERIGQGRERSREFLLENRDVLETIERKVREKGQIRQGMDETQKEEVEEMA